Proteins from a single region of Patescibacteria group bacterium:
- a CDS encoding HAMP domain-containing histidine kinase, producing MKFPHLSIFLQFILLGTIVFIALGVFLSTLIAPALKTFILDQRELDSVVFANRLAADILSPEDFARPAIDEEHIARFERFTTLLQVPGLFRIKIWNPDGTIIYSNEQRLIGVKFQLSEGVIKALSLEASAKIEIFNTNDPHHKYELQFVEGLEVYAPITFGNSAEVIGVIETYSRTGFINQQINKLKTLFTQRVALSLVIMFAVLSFIVWRASRTVDLQGRELSKYASGLEKMVDTRTRELKETTQREIDKANELVKLKDQFVFVAAHELRTPANAIKWGLSAIESKHPEIVKEEKESFDILRNSNERLLFLVQDILNVARIEGKTLQLKLANISAVSAITDAEAEVKSMAAERSVAIENTVKQDTPAIVGDEMRLKEVLVNLLTNAVKYGKAGGVVTISSEVKDDSVIFHVANEGMGISPQHQKHIFEKFWRAKTSQDIEGTGLGLFIVKQLVELMSGEIWFKSKPGEGTIFSFSLKTAGSPAGKKVLEVSLQDKESKASETRKT from the coding sequence ATGAAATTTCCACATCTAAGTATCTTCTTACAGTTCATACTGCTCGGTACCATTGTGTTTATTGCGCTTGGTGTGTTTCTCTCTACCCTTATTGCGCCGGCACTCAAGACATTCATTCTGGATCAGCGTGAGCTTGACTCCGTTGTCTTTGCCAATCGTCTCGCGGCGGACATTTTGAGTCCGGAGGATTTTGCACGACCAGCCATTGATGAGGAACACATCGCCCGGTTTGAACGATTTACTACTCTTCTACAGGTTCCAGGCTTATTTAGAATCAAAATTTGGAATCCTGACGGAACAATTATATATTCAAATGAACAGCGACTCATTGGAGTAAAGTTTCAACTTTCTGAAGGAGTTATAAAAGCACTTTCGCTTGAAGCCTCGGCCAAGATAGAAATATTTAATACAAACGATCCTCATCATAAATATGAATTGCAGTTTGTTGAGGGACTGGAGGTCTATGCACCAATTACCTTTGGTAATTCTGCGGAAGTGATTGGTGTCATTGAAACCTATTCACGAACCGGCTTTATAAATCAACAGATTAACAAACTGAAGACGCTCTTTACCCAAAGGGTGGCACTTTCCCTTGTTATTATGTTTGCAGTTCTATCATTTATAGTTTGGCGTGCCTCGCGCACGGTGGATTTGCAGGGACGAGAACTTTCAAAATATGCAAGCGGACTGGAGAAAATGGTAGACACTCGTACAAGAGAATTGAAGGAAACAACGCAGCGTGAAATTGATAAGGCAAACGAATTGGTGAAATTGAAAGACCAATTTGTCTTTGTTGCGGCACATGAGCTACGCACACCGGCGAATGCCATCAAGTGGGGATTGAGTGCGATAGAATCAAAACATCCTGAAATTGTTAAGGAGGAAAAGGAATCGTTTGATATCCTGCGCAATAGCAATGAGCGTTTATTATTTTTAGTGCAAGATATTTTAAATGTTGCGCGGATTGAGGGTAAAACGCTTCAACTTAAACTTGCAAACATATCTGCTGTGAGTGCGATTACTGACGCAGAAGCAGAGGTGAAAAGTATGGCAGCAGAGCGCAGTGTTGCCATAGAAAACACGGTGAAGCAGGACACTCCGGCTATAGTCGGAGATGAGATGCGTTTGAAAGAGGTACTTGTAAATCTCCTTACGAATGCCGTAAAGTATGGTAAAGCGGGAGGTGTTGTTACCATTTCCTCTGAAGTGAAAGACGATTCTGTTATATTTCATGTCGCAAACGAAGGTATGGGTATCAGTCCGCAACACCAAAAGCACATTTTTGAAAAATTCTGGCGTGCAAAAACATCACAAGATATTGAAGGCACTGGTCTTGGGCTATTCATTGTAAAGCAGTTGGTAGAGCTCATGTCAGGGGAAATTTGGTTTAAATCAAAACCTGGGGAGGGCACAATATTTTCTTTCTCACTCAAAACAGCCGGTTCTCCTGCAGGGAAGAAAGTTCTGGAAGTGTCATTACAAGATAAGGAAAGTAAAGCAAGTGAGACAAGAAAGACATAA
- a CDS encoding GIY-YIG nuclease family protein, producing MNPVRDNKSWHTYILLNKKDGKWYTGSTDDLRKRFKIHNDDRTTSTKNRGQFQIMYYEMCLGERDARSRELYLKSGMGKRYVKSRLKRFLSLTG from the coding sequence ATGAATCCCGTTAGAGACAACAAAAGCTGGCATACTTACATACTTTTAAATAAGAAAGATGGTAAGTGGTATACTGGAAGTACGGATGACTTACGGAAACGCTTTAAAATACATAATGACGACAGAACAACATCAACCAAAAACAGAGGACAATTTCAAATCATGTATTATGAAATGTGTCTTGGAGAAAGAGATGCAAGGTCGAGAGAATTATATCTTAAATCTGGCATGGGTAAGCGCTATGTAAAAAGTAGATTAAAGCGTTTCCTATCTCTAACGGGATGA
- the dnaX gene encoding DNA polymerase III subunit gamma/tau has protein sequence EGALKQNNIAHAYLFSGSRGTGKTSVARILARKVGCTDKDLYEIDAASNRGIDDIRELREAVHTLPFESPYKVYIVDEVHMLTTPAFNALLKTLEEPPRHVLFVLATTELHKLPETIVSRCQSFVFKKPSMPVLKEMVKKIAKKEGYKLEQSSADLISLLSEGSFRDAQGILQKIIASSKDKNISLKEVERVTGAPGSTLVNSIISAVEEKDLGKGLKAVHEASENNIDMKVFIKMILQKVRAVLLLRYAPEMKKDIEEQFSSEDFAFIEEFSKDKKSSINSNVLRELLDAYDLVGMSYISQLPLELLLVKLLKE, from the coding sequence TGAGGGTGCGCTCAAACAAAACAATATAGCCCATGCGTATCTTTTTTCTGGTTCACGCGGGACAGGGAAAACAAGTGTAGCGCGGATTCTCGCAAGAAAAGTTGGATGTACAGACAAAGATTTATACGAAATAGATGCGGCATCTAACCGTGGAATAGATGATATACGCGAATTGCGCGAAGCGGTACACACTCTACCGTTTGAATCTCCATACAAAGTCTACATAGTGGATGAGGTACACATGCTCACGACTCCTGCATTCAATGCATTACTCAAGACACTAGAAGAACCACCACGACATGTGTTGTTTGTGCTTGCCACCACCGAGCTCCATAAATTGCCCGAAACAATTGTTTCAAGATGTCAAAGTTTTGTATTCAAAAAACCGAGTATGCCAGTACTCAAAGAAATGGTAAAAAAAATTGCAAAAAAAGAAGGATACAAATTGGAACAATCATCAGCCGATTTAATATCCTTACTTTCTGAAGGTTCATTTCGTGATGCTCAAGGAATTTTGCAAAAAATCATTGCTTCATCAAAAGATAAGAATATAAGTTTAAAAGAAGTTGAGAGGGTAACAGGAGCCCCGGGAAGCACCCTCGTAAATAGTATAATTTCCGCTGTTGAGGAGAAAGACCTTGGAAAAGGACTTAAAGCAGTGCACGAGGCGTCTGAAAATAATATAGATATGAAGGTTTTTATTAAAATGATACTTCAGAAAGTTCGAGCAGTGCTTTTATTGCGCTATGCACCCGAGATGAAAAAAGACATTGAAGAACAATTTTCTAGTGAAGATTTTGCTTTTATAGAGGAATTTAGTAAAGATAAAAAGTCATCAATAAACTCCAATGTATTACGAGAACTTCTTGACGCTTATGATTTGGTGGGGATGTCCTATATTTCACAGCTACCACTTGAACTTCTTCTCGTAAAACTTCTTAAAGAATAG